The Phytohabitans houttuyneae genome has a segment encoding these proteins:
- a CDS encoding BP74-related protein: protein MTAVLSSLALTVAMAVSGTPAAAAPAGEYVATLRVGEGANTEYFRIHLVEAADVTAAFASLNLQSNQFPNGLIVRTGPEVNVGYSWHLDPADVEFVDFTIELCDGLPSDVESGALTSDRYCPWSARVVRMTRVR, encoded by the coding sequence ATGACGGCGGTCCTGTCCAGCCTGGCGCTCACCGTCGCGATGGCGGTGTCCGGCACGCCGGCCGCTGCGGCGCCCGCCGGGGAGTACGTCGCCACGCTCCGCGTCGGGGAAGGCGCCAACACCGAGTACTTCCGGATCCACCTCGTCGAGGCGGCGGACGTCACCGCGGCGTTCGCGAGCCTGAACCTGCAGAGCAACCAGTTTCCGAACGGGCTCATCGTCCGCACCGGTCCCGAGGTGAACGTCGGGTACAGCTGGCACCTCGACCCGGCCGACGTGGAGTTCGTCGACTTCACCATCGAGCTCTGCGACGGCCTGCCGTCCGATGTGGAAAGTGGCGCGCTGACCAGCGACCGGTACTGCCCGTGGTCGGCCCGCGTGGTCAGGATGACCCGCGTCCGCTGA
- a CDS encoding GNAT family N-acetyltransferase yields MRSVSFPAGWTTRPPTLDDLTEILALVHASDVAAVGQADFSPDDLRDALAGSPYVTAERDSLLAYAPDGSLAGWAYLENENGGDREFVEVYTHPEFGLPAQAPLLARTLARVAERARERGHPAVTVRAGAIPTEKPYIAVLREAGFAFVKRYARMQRSLEGVPATPPPTPDGITIRPVDPGDEADLRLFHGILDAAFRDTPDYQPRTYERWREWVDGQESVAWDEWLVAADGGTPAGILQSSNHSLVDNEGWVKMLAVAREHRRRGVGEALLRRAFALYAAKGRTKVGLGVDLENPTEAARLYHAVGMTAVYEADVYERTVTAA; encoded by the coding sequence ATGCGGAGCGTGAGCTTCCCCGCCGGCTGGACCACGCGCCCGCCGACCCTCGACGACCTGACCGAGATCCTCGCGCTGGTGCACGCGAGCGACGTGGCCGCGGTCGGGCAGGCCGACTTCAGCCCCGACGACCTGCGCGACGCCCTCGCCGGCAGCCCGTACGTGACGGCCGAGCGGGACTCGCTGCTGGCGTACGCACCGGACGGCTCGCTGGCCGGCTGGGCGTACCTGGAGAACGAGAACGGCGGCGACCGCGAGTTCGTCGAGGTCTACACGCACCCCGAGTTCGGGCTGCCGGCGCAGGCACCGCTGCTGGCGCGGACGCTGGCCCGCGTCGCCGAGCGCGCCCGCGAGCGCGGCCACCCGGCCGTAACCGTGCGGGCCGGCGCGATCCCCACCGAGAAGCCGTACATCGCGGTGCTGCGGGAGGCCGGGTTCGCGTTCGTGAAGCGGTACGCGCGGATGCAGCGTTCGCTGGAGGGGGTGCCGGCGACGCCGCCGCCCACGCCGGACGGGATCACGATCCGGCCGGTCGACCCGGGCGACGAGGCCGACCTGCGGCTGTTCCACGGAATCCTCGACGCGGCCTTCCGGGACACGCCGGACTACCAGCCCCGCACGTACGAGCGGTGGCGCGAGTGGGTCGACGGCCAGGAGTCGGTCGCCTGGGACGAGTGGCTCGTGGCCGCCGACGGCGGCACGCCCGCCGGCATCCTGCAGTCGTCGAACCACTCCCTCGTCGACAACGAGGGCTGGGTGAAGATGCTCGCCGTGGCGCGGGAGCACCGCCGCCGCGGCGTCGGGGAGGCCCTGCTGCGGCGGGCGTTCGCGCTGTACGCGGCGAAGGGCCGGACCAAGGTCGGGCTCGGTGTCGACCTGGAAAACCCGACCGAGGCGGCCCGCCTGTACCACGCGGTGGGCATGACGGCCGTCTACGAGGCGGACGTCTACGAGCGCACCGTCACCGCCGCCTGA
- a CDS encoding aldo/keto reductase encodes MDTRFLGRTGLRVSELCLGTMSFGGTTDEETAHRMLDRFTEAGGSFVDTADVYGTGASEEIVGRWLRRRRRDDLVVATKAYGTMGPAPNDAGAGRKHLISAVEASLRRLGTDYIDLYQIHVFDDATPLEETLSTLDGLVRAGKVRFVGASNYAGWQLQKSVDLSRLRGWEPFACLQPLYNLLDREAEWDLLPVCREEGLGVIPWSPLRGGWLSGRYRREQAAAPPGSRADVDPDAGGWPEAWGTYANERTWAVLDAVRDVAERTGRSAAQVALRWLMQQPGVTAPILGPRTPDQLEDGLAAAGTPLDDEHLAALTAASDRPLPYPFGLLARFRRAP; translated from the coding sequence GTGGACACACGATTTCTGGGCCGCACCGGCCTGCGGGTCAGCGAGCTCTGCCTCGGCACGATGTCGTTCGGCGGCACCACCGACGAGGAGACGGCGCACCGGATGCTCGACCGTTTCACGGAGGCCGGCGGATCCTTTGTGGACACCGCCGACGTGTACGGCACGGGCGCCTCCGAGGAGATCGTCGGGCGGTGGCTGCGCCGGCGGCGGCGGGACGACCTTGTCGTCGCGACGAAGGCGTACGGCACGATGGGCCCCGCGCCCAACGACGCCGGGGCGGGCCGCAAGCACCTGATCAGCGCCGTCGAGGCGAGCCTGCGGCGGCTGGGCACCGACTACATCGACCTGTACCAGATCCACGTCTTCGACGACGCCACGCCGCTGGAGGAGACGCTGTCCACGCTGGACGGTCTTGTCCGCGCGGGAAAGGTGCGCTTCGTCGGCGCCAGCAACTACGCCGGCTGGCAGCTGCAGAAGTCGGTCGACCTGTCCCGCCTGCGCGGCTGGGAGCCGTTCGCGTGCCTGCAGCCGCTGTACAACCTGCTCGACCGCGAGGCCGAGTGGGACCTGCTACCGGTGTGCCGCGAGGAAGGGCTCGGCGTCATACCGTGGAGCCCGCTGCGCGGCGGCTGGCTCTCCGGCCGGTACCGCCGCGAGCAGGCCGCCGCCCCGCCCGGCAGCCGCGCCGACGTCGACCCGGACGCGGGCGGCTGGCCGGAGGCGTGGGGCACGTACGCGAACGAGCGCACCTGGGCGGTCCTCGACGCCGTGCGGGACGTGGCCGAGCGGACCGGCCGCAGCGCCGCGCAGGTGGCCCTGCGGTGGCTGATGCAGCAGCCCGGCGTGACGGCGCCGATCCTCGGCCCCCGCACGCCCGACCAGCTCGAGGACGGCCTGGCGGCCGCCGGCACCCCGCTCGACGACGAACACCTGGCCGCGCTGACCGCGGCGAGCGACCGGCCGTTGCCGTACCCGTTCGGCCTGCTGGCCCGCTTCCGCCGCGCACCCTGA
- a CDS encoding helix-turn-helix domain-containing protein produces the protein MADVAHLGPDGHRRHQPLLRTLVGDVLRRRRVAQRRTLADVARAARVSVPYLSEVERGRKEASSEVLAAVCEALELDLADFLTQVRLHLVTQTAPVLRPRQAPMPPRLRRPGDAMLLAA, from the coding sequence ATGGCGGACGTGGCGCACCTCGGACCGGACGGGCATCGGCGGCACCAGCCGCTGCTGCGCACGCTCGTCGGCGACGTGCTGCGGCGGCGGCGGGTCGCGCAGCGGCGCACGCTCGCCGACGTGGCGCGGGCCGCGCGTGTCTCCGTGCCGTACCTGTCGGAGGTGGAGCGCGGCCGCAAGGAGGCCAGCTCCGAGGTGCTCGCCGCCGTGTGCGAGGCGCTGGAGCTCGATCTCGCCGACTTCCTCACCCAGGTGCGGCTCCACCTGGTGACCCAGACGGCGCCGGTGCTGCGGCCGCGCCAGGCCCCGATGCCGCCCCGCCTGCGCCGCCCCGGCGACGCCATGCTCCTCGCCGCCTGA
- a CDS encoding NADPH-dependent F420 reductase, whose protein sequence is MTMITVLGAGNVARALVPALTAAGHEVRTGTRDTLAAAATGAEVVVNALPGAVALDVLRGLAAQLAGAVLVDVANPVEIGPDGFAARRVHDNLAAELQRALPRTRVVKALNTVGPAPLMAAPASLGTPPSTFLCGDDPAAKGVVATLLGDLGWRPEWIVDLGGVANAWWPESFALMVRPLVAALGPVPFALSVAR, encoded by the coding sequence ATGACCATGATCACCGTCCTCGGCGCCGGCAACGTGGCGCGCGCACTGGTCCCCGCCCTCACCGCGGCTGGGCACGAGGTGCGCACCGGTACCCGCGACACCTTGGCGGCGGCCGCGACCGGCGCGGAGGTCGTCGTCAACGCGCTGCCCGGCGCGGTCGCCCTCGACGTCCTGCGCGGCCTGGCGGCGCAGCTGGCCGGCGCGGTCCTCGTCGACGTGGCGAACCCGGTCGAGATCGGTCCGGATGGCTTCGCGGCCCGCCGCGTGCACGACAACCTGGCCGCCGAGCTCCAGCGGGCACTGCCCCGCACCCGCGTGGTCAAGGCCCTGAACACGGTCGGCCCGGCCCCGCTGATGGCGGCGCCGGCCAGCCTCGGCACGCCGCCGTCGACGTTCCTGTGCGGCGACGACCCGGCCGCCAAGGGCGTGGTCGCCACGCTCCTCGGCGACCTGGGCTGGCGCCCGGAGTGGATCGTCGACCTGGGCGGTGTGGCGAACGCCTGGTGGCCGGAGTCGTTCGCGCTGATGGTGCGGCCGCTGGTGGCGGCGCTCGGCCCGGTGCCGTTCGCGCTGTCGGTGGCCCGCTGA